In Tindallia magadiensis, one DNA window encodes the following:
- the greA gene encoding transcription elongation factor GreA has product MTNKEMVLTSKGKEKIENELEQLKTVRRKEIAARIKQAIEFGDISENSEYDEAKNEQAQIEEKISKLENTLRQAVIIDEEDIRTDTVSIGSLVHVKEDGDDEVVEYMIVGSAEADPYEAKISNESPVGRALIGKKVGEKAEVQIPDGVTFYEVIKIEKADQ; this is encoded by the coding sequence ATGACAAACAAAGAAATGGTGTTGACTTCAAAAGGCAAAGAAAAAATTGAAAATGAACTGGAGCAGCTAAAGACGGTACGCCGGAAAGAAATAGCTGCACGGATCAAACAAGCTATTGAATTTGGAGATATTAGCGAAAACTCTGAATATGATGAAGCGAAAAACGAACAGGCACAAATAGAAGAAAAAATAAGCAAGTTAGAAAACACTTTAAGGCAAGCGGTTATTATTGATGAAGAAGATATTCGTACAGACACGGTCAGTATTGGGTCGCTAGTGCATGTTAAAGAAGATGGAGACGACGAAGTTGTTGAGTATATGATTGTTGGTTCTGCTGAGGCAGATCCCTACGAAGCAAAAATATCCAATGAGTCACCAGTAGGACGTGCGTTAATAGGCAAAAAAGTAGGGGAAAAAGCAGAGGTTCAAATTCCGGACGGTGTTACGTTTTATGAAGTAATAAAGATTGAGAAAGCAGATCAATAA